Within the Candidatus Dormiibacterota bacterium genome, the region GACGGTTGCGGCGGGGTCCACCGCCACGCAGAGCTTCAGCCTGCCCGCGTCGTGCCCGACGCCGCCGCCCCTGTCCTCCGCCACCCCGGCGCCGACGGCGACGCCGGGATCGACGCCGTTCCCCAGCGCCACCCCCGTGGCGGGAGCGGACTGCCCCTCGGAGACGAGGGTGACCGACCAGCAGTACGTCACCGTCACGGTGTCCTACCCGGTTCCCATCTTCGTGCCCTTCGCGGGGTTCCTCGGGGATCCCGCCAACCCGCGTCAGCGCACGGCAACGTCCAGCGTGACCATGGAGATCGAGCCGTGCACCCTCACCCAGGGCCAGTGACCGCGGCGGCGCGCGCGGGCCGGCTGCGGCGGCGCACCCAGCGGGGCCAGGCGATCCCGATCATCGCCGTCGCCTCGACGGTGCTGCTCGGCTTCACCGCGATGGCCGTGGATCTCAGCGTCCAGACCCATTTCCGGCGCGACCTCCAGAACGCGGCCGACGCCGCCGCGCTGGCCGGCGCCCATCACCTCTCGACCGCCCCGGTGACCCAGGCTGAACGCACCGCCGGAGTCCAGGACGCCGTCATGGTGCTCCACACCCGCCTCCAGTGGCCCCTGGGCGGAGTCAGCGTGGCCGCCTACGCGCAGTCCGTCACCGCCGGCGCCGCCGGCTGCGCCGGAAGCACGTCCTGCAGCGTCACCTTCACCGCGGGCACCGATACGGTCACGGTGAGCACGCCGCCGGTCGCCGCGCGGCTCGCAGCCTACAACGGGGACTCCCAGTATCTCGAGGTGAATGTCCGCCAGGGGTCGTACGCGGGCATCGGCGGGGCGATCGGGCTGCTGCCGGGGGCGACCGGCGCCCACGCGGTCGCCTATCACTTCGCGCCCGCGCAGCCGTTCGGCTTCGCGCTCTATGCGGGCAGCTACGCGCAGGACAGCAACTTCAACCAGATCATCACCGGGAACGTCTACGCCTACCGGAGCGTGCAGCCGCAGTCCAGCGGCCATGCGGCGACCTGCGCCCAGGGCGGCTCGATCGTCCTCGGCGATCCCCAGGCGCCCCACGCCCTGCCCTCCCCGGATCCCTCCGCGGGGCAGCCACAGCAGGCGTCGGTCACACCGCTCTCCTTCCTCGCGGACTGCGCCACGGCCGGCGGGGGCCAGGTGGCGCAGACCCTCGCCGAGGGCTGTCCGACGACCATCCAGGGGGTGTCGCTCACCGCCACCAACAGCTACGTCGACGACACCTCCATCAGCCAGACGCTGCCCCCGGGGATCAGCAGCGTCGGCACCACCAGGGCCTGCGTCGCCGTACCCGCGATCGCAGCCCCCGACCTCGGTGCGCCCACCCTCGCCAGCAGCCCCAGCACCTACGGCTGCAGCGGAAATCAGGGGCTCATCGGCGGCGTCTACCAGCCGGGGATCTACACCTGCGGCCTGACCGTCGATCATCCGCTGGCCCCCGGCGTCTACGAGATCGTCCACAACACCACCCTGGCCAACGACGTCACTGTCAGCCAGGCGGTGTCCGGGACCTGCAATGGCGCCGACGCGGCCGTGTACGGCGTCTGCCTCTACGGGGTCACCTTCTACCTGCAGCAGAGCGGCGGAGCCGGCGCCACCATGTACGTGGGACGGGGTGGCGGGATCCAGGCCAGGCTGACCCCCTACACGCCATCCGGCACCAGCAACCCCAACGACGGCCGGTACCCGGTCTACGCGCCCCGGGGGGTCACCGCGCAGCTCACCGTCGACAAGAACAGGAGCCTGCTCAGCCTCCAGGGCACCGTGTACATGCCGTCCGGGATCACCTCGACGACGAGCAACGCCGACATCACCGTCGACGGCCAGGCGATCGTGGCCTCATGGATCAACCAGGGCGGCAACCATCCCAACCCCCGGATCACCTACAACGCGGGAACGGTGGCGCAGCAGCGCGAGATCCTGCGGCTGGTGGAGTAGCCGGTCGTGGCTCAGCGGCCGAGCAGCCGCTCGTAGGCGCCCACCGCGAGCCGGTCGACGCGGTCGTTGCCGGGATCGCCGCTGTGGCCGCGGACGTGCTCGAACCTCACCCGGCCGTCGACCAGCGGGTCGATGGTGGGGAACAGGTCGAGGTTCTTGTTCCGCTTCCAGGTGCGGCTCAGCCAGTTGATCACCCCGAGGCTGTCGGTGCGCACCACCACCCGCCACGACGGGTCGTCGCCGATCCGCCCGCGCACCGCGCGCAGCGCCTCGCGCACCGCCTTGAGCTCCTCGCGGTTGTTCGTGGTCATGGTCTCGGCCTCGGCCCGCTCCTCGACACCGCCGTCCGGCCACTCCAGGCGGTAGGCCCAGGCGCCGGCCCCCGGATTGCCCGAGCAGGCGCCGTCGGTGTACGCGACCACGGTGCGCGCCGGTGCGGCCACGTCCAGGCTCAGCTGCCTCCCGTCCACGGTCACCTCACCACCACCCGGTCGCAGTTCGAGCACTGCACCAGCTCGCTGCCCATGCGGGCGGCGCGCACCTCGCGCACCCCCAGGGGCAGGTGGCAGCCGCCGCAGGAGTCGCCCTGCAGCGGCGTGACCGCGGGGTGCAGCCGCGTCGCCAGCCGGGTGTAGAGCGCGAGCTCGGCGGGCGGCAGCGCGCCCGCGACGGCGGCACGGTCCCGCTCCAGCTCGGCGATCTCCTCGCCCAGCGCCTCCAGCCTGGCCCGTTCGCCGGCGGCGGCGTCGCCGCGATCCTGCTCGATGGTGGTGACCGTGGCGGCGGCGGCGTTCGCGGCCGTGTCCGCGGCCTCCGCCTCCTCCATCAGCTGGAGCTCTGCGTCGTCGGCCTCGGCCATCCGCTCGCGCACCTCGGCGAGCTCGCGCTGGAGGGTGAGGAGGTCCTGGGGATTGCGCACCGAGCCGCCGTACAGCTGGCGGTCGATGACCTTCACCCGGGCGCGCAGGGCGGCGCTCTCGCGCGCCGCGGCGGCGAGCCGGTCCTCGGCCCTGCCACGCTCCGCCGCGAGGCCGTTGGCGCGTCGCCGCGCCGCCTCGAGCTCGGGAGAGCCGGCGATGCGCGCCTCGACCTCACGCGCGGCGGTGCGGCGCCCGGCGAGACGGTCGTCGATCTGCTGCAGCTCGAGCATCGCGGCGGTGCTCACACCTCGAGCACCCAGGTCGCGTAGGCGCGGCCGCGCTGCTCGCAGACGGTCTCGACCGCCACCCGCCAGCCCGCCGCGCGCACCCAGCCGGCGAGCTCGTCGGGATGCTGGACGCACTGCAGCGCCACCCAGCGCAGCCCCCGCCCCGGCGCCTGGGCGGCGATCTGGGTCAGCCGCCGGGCGCCGAGACCGGCGATGACCACGCCCTCGACCTCACCGGCGGCGAGCGGCTCGAGGCCGCTGCCCCGGCGCGCCTCCACCCGGCCCCCGGCCTCCCAGCGCTCCAGGTTGCGGCAGAGCTCGGCGTAGGGGCCGTCGGTGTTCTCGGTGGCGATCACGCGGTGGGAGCGGGCGGCGAGGTGGACGGCGAGGCGGCCGTGGCCGGCGGCGACGTCGGCGACGCTCTCCGCGTCGGGCAGGACGGCGAGCAGCCCCTGGAGGCGGCGGGGCAGCGGCGGGGTGGTCATCAGGCCGCCCCCGGGCGGGGCGCGGCGGCGGGGCGGGGGCGGGGCCGGGCGTCCCGCTCCGCCGCCGCCACCGAGGCCGCCACCAGGCCGTCGAGGGAGCGCCGGGCGCCGCCTCCGTCGACCGACGCGCGGGCTCGGTCCAGCCCCTCGGCGAGGTCGCCGGCGCGCTCCGCGGCCCAGAGCGCGGCGGCGGCGTTGAGCAGCACCACGTCGCGCATCGGCCCGGGCTCGCCGTCGAGCACGGCGCGCAGCCGCGCCGCGTTGTGGTGGGCGTCGCCGCCGCGGAGCGCCTCCACCGGCGCCGGGCGCAACCCCAGGGCGGCGGGGTCGATCTCGAACTCGCGCAGCACGGCGGGGCTCACCTCGAGGCAGCGGGCGACACCGCTGAGCCCGAGCTCGTCGATGCCGCCGGGGCCGGCGAAGACGAGCGCGTGGCGGTGGCCGAGCCGGCAGAGCACGCCGGCCATCCTGCCCGCCAGCCCGTGGTCGCCGACGCCGAGCGACTGGTAGGGGACGCGCGCCGGGTTGGCGAGGGGACCGAGCACGTTGAAGGCGGTGCGGATGCCCAGCTCGCGCCGGAGCGGGCCGACGTGGCGCATGGCGGGGTGGAAGGCGGGCGCGAACAGGAAGCCGATGCCCACCTCCTCGACGCAGCTGCGCACCCCGTCGGGGCTGAGCGCGATGGCCACGCCCAGCTCCTCGAGGACATCGGCGCTGCCGCAGCGGCTGGAGGCCGCCCTGCCACCGTGCTTCGCCACCGGGCAGCCGGCGCCGGCGACCACGAACGCCGCGGCGGTGGAGATGTTGAAGGTGCCGCTGCCGTCGCCGCCGGTGCCGCAGGTGTCGACGGCGTCGACCGCCAGCTCGACGCGCAGCGCGTGGTCGCGCATCGACATCACCATGCCGGTGAGCTCCTCGACGGTCTCACCGCGGATGCGCAGCGCCGCCAGGAGGGCGCCGATCTGCGCCGGCGTGGCGCTGCCCTGCATCACCCGGTCCATCACCGAGCGCGCCGTCTCCACGTCCAGATGCTCTCCGCGGACGAGCCGCTCGAGCGCCTCGCGCAGGAGCGTGTCGGCCTCGGTCATCGCCGCCGGACGGTAGCAGGTCCGCGACGATCGGGGACCGCCGGCGCACCCGGGAGCGCCCGGTGAATGCATACTCCGCCCAGATGCCGGCACGCTCGTCCCTCCCCTTCGACCCCGAGGCGATCCGGCCCTGGCGGTTGGGCTCGGGGCGCCGCGGCGCGGTGCTCCTCCACGGCTTCGCCGGCACCCCGCCGGAGCTGCGCCGCCTCGGCGAGCATCTGGCCGCCCAGGGCTGGCGGGTCGACGGCCCGCTGCTCACCGGCCACGGCACCACTCCGGAGGACCTCGCCCGCACCCGCTGGCAGGACTGGGCCCGCTCCGCCGCCGAAGCCGTCGACCGGGTCGCCGCCGAGTGCGACCAGGTGGTGGTCGCGGGACAGTCGATGGGCGGCGCCCTCGCTCTGCACCTCGCCGCCCACGACACCCGGATCGCCGCGGTGGCCACCCTGGCGGCACCGGTCTGGCTCAGCGACTGGCGGCTGAAGATCATCTTCGCCGCCAAGTACGTGCAGCGCTGGCACACCCCCGACCCCGCCGACATCGACCTGTACCTGCCCGAGGCGGTCCAGGAGCTGCACTCCTACGGGCGCCGCTCCACCCGCTCGATCCATGAGCTCACCCGGCTGCTGCGCACCGTGCGCGGCGAGCTGGCGATGGTGCGCCAGCCGGTGCTGGTGTTGCACGGGGGAGGCGATCGCACCGTCGACCCGAGGAACGCCGACGACATCGCCCGCGGTCTGGTCTGCAGCAGCGAGGTCGAGGTGGGCCGCTATCCGCGCAGCGGCCACGCGATGAGCGTGGACGTCGACCGCGACGAGCTCAACCCGCGGATCGCCGCCTGGTTCGAGCGCCACACCCGCGACGCCGGCGTGGCCCGCACCGGATGAGGCGCTACTGCTGACCGCCGAGGGACTCGCGGAGCAGCCGCGCCATGTCCTCGTCGATGACCGGATTGGCGGGGGGCCCCTCGTCCACCGGGGGGCGCCGGCTGGCGCGGCCGCCGGAGCGGGCGTCGCGGCCGGGCGGCGGCGGCCGGTCGCCGCCGCGGAGGCCGCCGCTGTGGGTGGTGCCGCACGAGGTGCAGACGTACAGCGCCACGCTCTCGCCGGCCCGCACATAGCTGGTGTGGGAGAAACGGGTGGCGGCGCCGCACATGCGGCAGCTGCGGTTGGCGGGGAGGGCGTCGGGCGCCCCCGGATTGCCCCGGCTCACCAGCGAAAGGCTGACGTGTTCGGCCAGAATGCGCCCACCGTGACGGCAGCGTCACCGCCCCGTGTCGTTCTCGCCATCGGCTGTCACCCTCCGGGACCGGGCTTCACTGGACTCGTCACCACCCCTCAGGAGCACACGAGGACGATGAACTCACGGCGGAGGCGGGACCCGCGGCGGCGCGGGACGACCGGTCGCCGGAGGAGTATGCGGGAATGGAAAGGGACGTGAACCCGGTGCAGGGCGGTCTCACCCTCGTCGATCATCCCGGGCCCGTGGAGCTCCAGGCGCAGGTCGACCTCGCCGAGGACACCGCCGCCGCACGCTACCGCCGCCTCCGTGACTACACCTGCCTGCTCGCCGGTGCGCTCCGCCACGACGACGCCATGAGCCGGCTCGAGCTCGCCCTGCAGCAGGCGCCGGCCGTCCAGGTCCCCTGACCCGGCACCGGGTACGCTGACCCGGATGCTGCTGGACCGTCTCCGCGGCGCCGTCGACCCGGTCCCGGCGCCGGGCGCGGCCCCAGCCCCCGAGGTCACCGCGGCGGTGCTGCTGCTGGTCGATCCGGCCGACCCGGCGCTGCCGCTGCTCTTCATCCGCCGCAGCCGGCGGGTGCGCACCCACCGCGGGCAGATCGCGTTTCCCGGCGGCGGCATCGACCCCGGCGACGCCGGCGTGGTCGGCGCGGCGCTGCGCGAGGCGCTGGAGGAGCTGGCCGTCCCCGTCGACGCGGTCGAGCCCCTCGGGCTGCTGGCCACGGTGCAGACCCGCGGCTCGGCGCGCAGCCTCTGCCCGGTGGTTGGCCTGCAACGCCGCCCGGTCACGCCGGTCGCCGACGGCTACGAGGTGGCGACCTGGTTCCGCATCCCCGTCGCCGAGCTGCTCGGGGCGCCGCTCACCAGCCGGAGCATCCCCGGGATGGAGGGGGACGCCGTGGTGCACTTCTACGAGGCCCACGGGCAGGTGATCTGGGGGGCCACCGCCGCGGTCCTCCACGACCTCCTGGGACGGCTGGGCGCACCCCGCGAGGTGGGCGCTCAGCGGTAGCGGGGGTGCACCACGAACGGGTTGTGGCGCATCTCCTCGCTCACCGTGGTGCTGGGACCGTGCCCCGGGTAGACCCGGGTCTCCGGGGGCAGCGCGTAGATGGTGTTCTCGATCGAGAACATCAGCGTGTCCCAGTCGCCGCCGGGGAGGTCGGTGCGGCCGACGCTGCGCTGGAAGAGGGTGTCGCCGGCGATCAGGTCGGGGCCGACCAGGAAGCAGACCGAGCCGCGGGTGTGCCCCGGGGTGTGGAGCACGCGGACGTCGAGCTCCTGCCAGCGCAGGCTCTCGCCGGGGACCAGGTCGGTCTCGCAGATCACCGGCGGCAGGTCGGCGGGGATGCCGGGGAGCCGTGACGCCCACTCCAGCAGCGGCCGGTCCTCGGCGTGGATGGCGGCCTCGCAGCCGTGCGCCGCCTTCACCGCGGGCACCCCGTTGACGTGATCCGGATGGCCGTGGGTGAGCAGGATGCGCTCGCAGCGCAGCCCGTCCCTCTCCAGCAGCTCCAGGGTCCGGGGATGCTGGAGGCCGGGGTCGAGGACCAGCACCGCGTCGGTGTCGCGGCGCCGCAGCACGTAGCAGTTCTGGTCGTAGGTGGGGTCGACGACGATCGACAGCTGGACCAGGTCACGCAGTGCCTCGGGCATGGCAACCAGTCTACCGGCGGCTCCCCTCAGCCCGTCGCGGCGCGGAGGAAGGAGGCGACGGAGGCGTGGCCGAGCGCGTTGGGGTGGAAGCTGCTGTAGGGGTCGCGCCAGCGGCCGCCGTACGCCCACTCCTGGGCGGTGCACAGCTCGTGGCCGGCGAACGCGGTCTCGACGTCGACGACCTGGGTCCGGGGCACCCCCTCGGCGGCATGGCGGATCACCGCGTTCATCCGCGACCACTCGGCGCGGAACCAGTCGACGTCCTCGCGGGTCAGCGTCCAGGTCGACGCGCAGGTGCCCCCGGAGCGGAGGATCTGCGGATAGGTGACCACCAGCAGCTGGGCGCCGGGGGCGCCGGCGACGACCTCGCCGTAGAGCCGGTGGAGCGGGCCGGCGAGGGAGTCGATCCGCTGGTCCTCGTCGGGGTAGTCGGTGCGGCATCCCGAGCCCGGCTGGAGGCAGTGGATCACGATCTCGCCGAAGCGGGCGTCGTTGCCGCCGACGGTGAGGCTCACCAGCTGCGCGGGTGCCAGCGCGGCCAGCTGGGACTGCTCGACGCTTCCGATCGTGGCACCGGTGCAGGCGGCGAAGTCGGTGAGGGTGAAGCGGCCGCCGCTGGAGCGCGCGAAGACCGGGGCGTAGCTGTTGGCAGAGCGGCGGCAGTTGGTCCCGTCCTCGCTGCCCGACCCGGTCCCGCTCACGTACGAGTCCCCGAGGGCGGCGTAGGCGAGCCCTCCGGCGGCTGCCGCCGGGACCCGGCCGCCGGTGGCCACCAGGAGCAGCGGCAGCGCGACCAGCGCGATCGCACGTCGGACCCGTCCCATCGCCGCCTCCCTCCGTGGTGATCGCTGCAGGTTCCCCGGGTCGGGTCCCGCTGTCAACCCCGCAGCTCGACCGCCACCCCCGGGGTCACCGGGGCGCCGTCACCCGCGATCACGAAGCCGGCGCGGCGGTCGCCGCCATGACGGCGCTCGCCGCCGGGGAGCAGCGCTCGGGCGAGCACCTGGTCGACGTTGTCGACCGGCACCACCTCGATGCGGTCGAGGATCTCCTTGTCGACCTCGCGGAGGTCGCGCTCGTTGCGGCGGGGCAGGAGGAACACGGCGATCCCGGCGCGGTGGGCGGCGAGCAGCTTGTCCTTCACCCCGCCGATGGGGAGCACCCGGCCGCGCAGCGTCACCTCGCCGGTCATGGCGACACGGCGGTCGACCTTCCGGCCGCTGGCGGCGCTGACCATCGCCGTCACCATGGTGACCCCGGCGGAGGGGCCGTCCTTGGGGATGCCCCCGGCGGGCACGTGGATGTGCAGGCCGTGGTTGTCGAAGAAGCCCTTGCGCGCGCCGTAGCGATGGGCGTTGACCCGCGACCAGCTCAGCGCGGCGCGGGCCGACTCCTCCATCACGTTGCCCAGCTGGCCGGTGAGCAGCAGCTCGTTCTTGCCCTCGATGGCGAGCGCCTCGACGGTGACGATGTCGCCGCCGACCTCGCTGACCACCACGCCGGTGACGGCGCCGACCTGGTCCTCCTCCTCGGCCTCGCCGAAGTCGAAGCGCTGGGGCCCGAGGTACTCCTCGAGGTCGCCGGGAACGACCACCACCGCGTCGGTGCTCCCCGACTCCACGAGCTTGCGGGGCACCTTGCGGCACACCTGCGCGATGGTGCGCTCGAGCTGGCGCACCCCGGCCTCGTGGGTGTAGCCGCGGATCATCGCGAGCAGGGCGTCGCCGGTGATCTCCATCTCGGTGCTGTCGAGGCCGTGCTGGTCCATCTGCCGCGGCACCAGGTGGCGCTCGGCGATGCCCAGCTTCTCCGCCTCGGTGTAGCCGGTGATGCGGATCAGCTCCATGCGGTCACGGAGCGCCGGGCCGATGGTCTCGACGACGTTCGCGGTGGTGATGAAGAGCACCTGGGAGAGGTCGTAGGGGACCTCCAGGTAGTGGTCCGAGAACTCGCGGTTCTGCTCCGGGTCGAGCACCTCGAGCAGCGCCGCGGAGGGATCGCCGCGGAAGTCCGCGCCGACCTTGTCGATCTCGTCGAGCATGATCACCGGGTCGCGGGTGCCCGCCTGCTTCATCGACTGGATGATCCGGCCGGGCAGCGCGCCGATGTAGGTGCGGCGGTGGCCCCGGATCTCCGCCTCGTCGCGGATGCCGCCGAGCGACAGCCGCACGAAGCGCCGGTTCATCGCCCGGGCGATGCTCCGTCCCAGCGACGTCTTGCCGACGCCCGGCGGCCCCACCAGGCAGAGGATCGGGGTCTGCAGCGCGCGTCGCGGGCGCGGCTCCTCGACCGCGGGGGTGGGGGTGCTGGGCGCGTCCGACGCCGGCGGCGGCGCCGGCGTCTCGCCCTCCAGCGC harbors:
- a CDS encoding pilus assembly protein TadG-related protein; protein product: MTAAARAGRLRRRTQRGQAIPIIAVASTVLLGFTAMAVDLSVQTHFRRDLQNAADAAALAGAHHLSTAPVTQAERTAGVQDAVMVLHTRLQWPLGGVSVAAYAQSVTAGAAGCAGSTSCSVTFTAGTDTVTVSTPPVAARLAAYNGDSQYLEVNVRQGSYAGIGGAIGLLPGATGAHAVAYHFAPAQPFGFALYAGSYAQDSNFNQIITGNVYAYRSVQPQSSGHAATCAQGGSIVLGDPQAPHALPSPDPSAGQPQQASVTPLSFLADCATAGGGQVAQTLAEGCPTTIQGVSLTATNSYVDDTSISQTLPPGISSVGTTRACVAVPAIAAPDLGAPTLASSPSTYGCSGNQGLIGGVYQPGIYTCGLTVDHPLAPGVYEIVHNTTLANDVTVSQAVSGTCNGADAAVYGVCLYGVTFYLQQSGGAGATMYVGRGGGIQARLTPYTPSGTSNPNDGRYPVYAPRGVTAQLTVDKNRSLLSLQGTVYMPSGITSTTSNADITVDGQAIVASWINQGGNHPNPRITYNAGTVAQQREILRLVE
- a CDS encoding ribonuclease H: MTVDGRQLSLDVAAPARTVVAYTDGACSGNPGAGAWAYRLEWPDGGVEERAEAETMTTNNREELKAVREALRAVRGRIGDDPSWRVVVRTDSLGVINWLSRTWKRNKNLDLFPTIDPLVDGRVRFEHVRGHSGDPGNDRVDRLAVGAYERLLGR
- a CDS encoding tRNA (adenine(22)-N(1))-methyltransferase TrmK, with protein sequence MTTPPLPRRLQGLLAVLPDAESVADVAAGHGRLAVHLAARSHRVIATENTDGPYAELCRNLERWEAGGRVEARRGSGLEPLAAGEVEGVVIAGLGARRLTQIAAQAPGRGLRWVALQCVQHPDELAGWVRAAGWRVAVETVCEQRGRAYATWVLEV
- the trpD gene encoding anthranilate phosphoribosyltransferase, giving the protein MTEADTLLREALERLVRGEHLDVETARSVMDRVMQGSATPAQIGALLAALRIRGETVEELTGMVMSMRDHALRVELAVDAVDTCGTGGDGSGTFNISTAAAFVVAGAGCPVAKHGGRAASSRCGSADVLEELGVAIALSPDGVRSCVEEVGIGFLFAPAFHPAMRHVGPLRRELGIRTAFNVLGPLANPARVPYQSLGVGDHGLAGRMAGVLCRLGHRHALVFAGPGGIDELGLSGVARCLEVSPAVLREFEIDPAALGLRPAPVEALRGGDAHHNAARLRAVLDGEPGPMRDVVLLNAAAALWAAERAGDLAEGLDRARASVDGGGARRSLDGLVAASVAAAERDARPRPRPAAAPRPGAA
- a CDS encoding alpha/beta fold hydrolase, which encodes MPARSSLPFDPEAIRPWRLGSGRRGAVLLHGFAGTPPELRRLGEHLAAQGWRVDGPLLTGHGTTPEDLARTRWQDWARSAAEAVDRVAAECDQVVVAGQSMGGALALHLAAHDTRIAAVATLAAPVWLSDWRLKIIFAAKYVQRWHTPDPADIDLYLPEAVQELHSYGRRSTRSIHELTRLLRTVRGELAMVRQPVLVLHGGGDRTVDPRNADDIARGLVCSSEVEVGRYPRSGHAMSVDVDRDELNPRIAAWFERHTRDAGVARTG
- a CDS encoding CoA pyrophosphatase, producing MLLDRLRGAVDPVPAPGAAPAPEVTAAVLLLVDPADPALPLLFIRRSRRVRTHRGQIAFPGGGIDPGDAGVVGAALREALEELAVPVDAVEPLGLLATVQTRGSARSLCPVVGLQRRPVTPVADGYEVATWFRIPVAELLGAPLTSRSIPGMEGDAVVHFYEAHGQVIWGATAAVLHDLLGRLGAPREVGAQR
- a CDS encoding MBL fold metallo-hydrolase; amino-acid sequence: MPEALRDLVQLSIVVDPTYDQNCYVLRRRDTDAVLVLDPGLQHPRTLELLERDGLRCERILLTHGHPDHVNGVPAVKAAHGCEAAIHAEDRPLLEWASRLPGIPADLPPVICETDLVPGESLRWQELDVRVLHTPGHTRGSVCFLVGPDLIAGDTLFQRSVGRTDLPGGDWDTLMFSIENTIYALPPETRVYPGHGPSTTVSEEMRHNPFVVHPRYR
- a CDS encoding SGNH/GDSL hydrolase family protein; this translates as MGRVRRAIALVALPLLLVATGGRVPAAAAGGLAYAALGDSYVSGTGSGSEDGTNCRRSANSYAPVFARSSGGRFTLTDFAACTGATIGSVEQSQLAALAPAQLVSLTVGGNDARFGEIVIHCLQPGSGCRTDYPDEDQRIDSLAGPLHRLYGEVVAGAPGAQLLVVTYPQILRSGGTCASTWTLTREDVDWFRAEWSRMNAVIRHAAEGVPRTQVVDVETAFAGHELCTAQEWAYGGRWRDPYSSFHPNALGHASVASFLRAATG
- the lon gene encoding endopeptidase La — its product is AQALVEGQRRVRIESLETDGEGWTGTVVSVEDTIAEGSEIDALAGSVRSLFGEYVVAGAAVAPEVAVAVSRATEPVRIADVCSAAPDIAAADKVALLQETDVAARLRLLVPLLARQVEVAQLRSKINEDVQKTINKGQREHILREQLRAIRRELAELEGTVGDEDDLATRVENAGMPDPVRARTLKEVARLEQIPQASPELGMVRTYVDWLLDLPWADPPPEEIDIERAKQILDEDHYGLPKVKDRLLEWLAVRQRTLGRQRMREAERAAALEGETPAPPPASDAPSTPTPAVEEPRPRRALQTPILCLVGPPGVGKTSLGRSIARAMNRRFVRLSLGGIRDEAEIRGHRRTYIGALPGRIIQSMKQAGTRDPVIMLDEIDKVGADFRGDPSAALLEVLDPEQNREFSDHYLEVPYDLSQVLFITTANVVETIGPALRDRMELIRITGYTEAEKLGIAERHLVPRQMDQHGLDSTEMEITGDALLAMIRGYTHEAGVRQLERTIAQVCRKVPRKLVESGSTDAVVVVPGDLEEYLGPQRFDFGEAEEEDQVGAVTGVVVSEVGGDIVTVEALAIEGKNELLLTGQLGNVMEESARAALSWSRVNAHRYGARKGFFDNHGLHIHVPAGGIPKDGPSAGVTMVTAMVSAASGRKVDRRVAMTGEVTLRGRVLPIGGVKDKLLAAHRAGIAVFLLPRRNERDLREVDKEILDRIEVVPVDNVDQVLARALLPGGERRHGGDRRAGFVIAGDGAPVTPGVAVELRG